One region of Erythrolamprus reginae isolate rEryReg1 chromosome 8, rEryReg1.hap1, whole genome shotgun sequence genomic DNA includes:
- the GAPVD1 gene encoding LOW QUALITY PROTEIN: GTPase-activating protein and VPS9 domain-containing protein 1 (The sequence of the model RefSeq protein was modified relative to this genomic sequence to represent the inferred CDS: deleted 11 bases in 10 codons; substituted 1 base at 1 genomic stop codon), producing MVNRAAGQAVSADWCYTQRIPKIDVSRAENVPELTVNWRLSPAKPSFSPTAKQDGNCSSRRLRSAGGERPRPARTRFPGVPRGAQAQCGRRPSGLRSGEASAAGPEQRRRQAGGRRRCFCPLSADASPAECCRHAKLLEDTQFVDGYKQLGFQETAYGEFLSRLRENPRLIASCLVAGEKLSPETTQSVTHTVFTSIYGNCIMAEDESFLLQVLRYLIEFELKESENPRRLLRRGTCAFSVFFKLFSEGLFSAKLFLTATLHEPIMQLLVEDEDHLETDPGKLTERFSQAQQEKLFGEKGTEGFRQKVQEMVESNEAKLVALVNKFIRYLKQNTYCFPHGLRWIMSQMYKTLSCVERLEVGEVRAMCTDLLLACFICPAVVNPEQYGIISDAPINEVARFNLMQVGRLLQQLAMIGSEDGDPRTKTNLGKFDKGCVASFLDVVIGGRAVETPPMSSVNLLEGLSRTVVYMTYGQLTTLVSFMRNVMSGDQLKEDRVALENLLLNLPQNKPWKIGSQELTPFNTPQLSPATTPASKKNRLALGQQLATITAWDPSAANLTAHINLVAPFATRSRSRSNIQMDQHPDYESIYQDTIQEVQPEEVLVISLGTGPQITPGMMSENEVLNMQLADGSQGDVPVDDSKLHGKPDKTLRFSLCSDNLEGISEGPSNRSNSVSSLDXKGNPFPNRGAGPSGSNGVEALQLLERDHTRTNLDDKLRKFEIRDMMGLTEDRDISETVSETWSTDVLGSDFDPNIDEETVCESTGAAAENVLGSLLCLPGSGSVLFDPCTGSTISETTSEAWSVEVLPSDSEAPDLKQEERLQELESCSGVGSASDDTDVREVSSRPSTPGLSVVSGISATSEDIPNKIEDLRSECSSDFGGKDSVTSPDMDETGHGASHLTSPPCPADSLLAMFDPLVSHEVVRPKVHYARPSHPPPDPPILEGSLGGSDARLPNFTSHMAMLFDSEAFKQRYSYPERLVRSRSSDIVSSARRPMSDPGWNRRAGNEEREQVGPGGNIGGVATAAGPQSSSSSPSKDLCRGEIEDRKDSDDEKSDRNKPWWRKRFVSAMPKAPIPFRKKEKQDKEKDDFVADRFPSLQDDSGPRQSTQAQAAEDILDKYRNAIKRASPCEGAVVNYDSTEAIGDSESLHDALQNISADDMPDSASQTAQPQDSTFSYRDAKKKLRLALCSADSVAFPMLSHSTRNGLPDHTDPEDNEIVCFLKVQLAEAINLQDKNLMAQIQETMRCVGRFDNQTCRKLLASIAEDYRKRAPYFTYLTRCRQGLQTTQAHLERLLQRVLRDKEVANHYFTTVCVRLLLESKEDKIWDFIQYFQKLTAADDKTALVADFLQSLYGAMSHDVIWQNASEEQLQDAQLVIERSIMNRIFKLAFYPNQDGDILRDQLLHDHIQRLSKVVTANHKALQIPEVYLREAPWPSAQAEICTISAYKTPRDKLQCVLRMCSTIMNLLSLANEDSVPGADDFVPVLVFVLIKANPPCLLSTVQYISSFHAYSLTGEESYWWMQFTAAVEFIKTIDERK from the exons CGCCGATGCCTCTCCGGCCGAGTGCTGCCGCCACGCCAAGCTCCTGGAGGACACGCAGTTTGTGGACGGCTACAAGCAGCTGGGCTTCCAGGAG ACGGCCTACGGCGAGTTCCTGAGCCGCCTGCGGGAGAACCCCCGCCTGATCGCCTCGTGCCTAGTGGCTGGGGAGAAG TTGAGCCCGGAGACCACCCAGAGCGTCACCCACACCGTCTTCACCTCCATCTACGGCAACTGCATCATGGCC GAGGACGAGAGCTTCCTCCTGCAGGTGCTGCGCTACCTGATCGAGTTCGAGCTGAAGGAGAGCGAGAACCCCCGGCGGCTGCTGCGTAGGGGCACCTGCGCCTTCAGCGTCTTCTTCAAGCTCTTCTCGGAGGGCCTCTTCTCCGCCAAGCTTTTCCTGACCGCCACCTTGCACGAGCCCATCATGCAGCTCTTGGTGGAGGACGAGGACCACCTGGAGACGGACCCCGGCAAGCTGACCGAGCGATTCTCGCAGGCCCAGCAGGAAAAGCTGTTCGGGGAGAAAGGGACGGAGGGGTTCCGGCAGAAGGTCCAGGAGATGGTGGAGTCCAACGAGGCCAAGCTGGTG GCCCTGGTCAACAAGTTCATC AGGTACCTCAAGCAGAACACCTACTGCTTCCCGCACGGGTTGAGGTGGATCATGTCGCAGATGTACAAGACGCTCTCGTGCGTGGAGCGGCTGGAGGTGGGCGAGGTGCGG GCCATGTGCACTGACCTGCTGCTGGCCTGCTTCATCTGCCCCGCCGTGGTCAACCCGGAGCAGTAC GGCATCATCTCAGACGCGCCCATCAACGAGGTGGCCAGGTTTAATCTCATGCAG GTCGGGAGACTTCTGCAGCAACTGGCCATGATTGGTTCTGAAGACGGAGATCCTCGCACCAAGACCAACCTGGGGAAATTTGACAAG GGCTGTGTGGCTTCATTCCTGGATGTGGTCATCGGTGGTCGCGCGGTAGAAACCCCGCCTATGTCTTCCGTTAACCTCCTGGAAGGCCTGAGTCGAACCGTGGTTTATATGACCTATGGCCAACTTACTACACTG GTGAGCTTCATGCGAAACGTCATGTCCGGTGATCAGCTCAAGGAAGATCGAGTGGCTCTCGAAAACCTGCTCCTAAATCTGCCCCAGAACAAGCCGTGGAAAATCGGAAGCCAGGAATTGACCCCTTTCAACACCCCACAGCTCTCGCCTGCCACAACGCCAGCCAGC AAAAAAAATCGACTGGCCCTCG GACAACAGTTGGCTACCATCACTGCCTGGGACCCCTCTGCTGCCAACCTCACAGCTCATATAAATCTCGTAGCCCCTTTTG CCACGCGCAGCAGGAGCCGTTCCAATATTCAGATGGACCAACATCCAGATTACGAGAGCATCTACCAAGACACCATACAGGAAGTCCAGCCGGAAGAAGTTTTGGTCATTTCTCTCGGGACC GGTCCACAAATCACGCCTGGAATGATGTCAGAAAACGAG GTTTTAAACATGCAACTGGCTGATGGGAGTCAAGGCGACGTTCCTGTGGACGATTCCAAACTCCACGGTAAACCTGATAAAACCCTCCGGTTTTCCCTCTGCAGTGATAATCTGGAAGGCATATCCGAAG GCCCGTCCAATCGCTCCAATTCGGTCTCCTCGCTGGATTAGAAGGGGAATCCGTTTCCGAATCGGGGTGCCGGCCCATCAGGAAGTAATGGAGTCGAGGCCTTGCAACTTCTGGAGCG CGACCACACCAGGACCAATCTGGACGATAAACTCCGTAAATTTGAGATCCGCGACATGATGGGCTTGACCGAAGACCGGGACATCTCGGAAACCGTGAGCGAGACGTGGAGCACCGACGTGCTGGGAAGCGACTTCGACCCGAATATCGATGAAGAGACCGTTT GTGAATCTACCG GGGCTGCAGCAGAAAATGTCTTGGGCAGCCTGCTGTGT TTGCCCGGTTCCGGCTCGGTGCTGTTTGATCCCTGCACGGGCTCCACCATCTCAGAAACCACCAGTGAAGCTTGGAGCGTGGAGGTCCTCCCAAGCGACTCAG aGGCTCCAGACCTCAAGCAGGAAGAAAGGCTGCAAGAGCTGGAGAGTTGCTCGGGGGTGGGAAGCGCCTCCGACGATACCGACGTGAGAGAAGTCAGTTCCCGGCCCAGCACACCTGGCCTCAGTGTAGTATCAG GTATCAGTGCCACGTCCGAAGACATCCCCAACAAGATAGAAGATCTCCGTTCCGAGTGCAGCTCCGACTTTGGCGGGAAAGATTCGGTCACCAGCCCTGACATGGACGAAACGGGACACG GCGCCAGCCACTTGACCTCTCCTCCTTGCCCGGCGGATTCCCTCCTCGCCATGTTCGACCCCTTGGTTTCGCACGAAG TGGTCAGGCCCAAAGTCCACTACGCCCGTCCGTCTCACCCGCCGCCGGACCCCCCCATTTTGGAAGGGAGCCTGGGGGGCAGCGACGCCCGTCTGCCCAACTTCACCTCTCACATGGCCATGCTCTTCGACTCGGAGGCCTTCAAGCAGCGGTACTCCTACCCCGAAAGGCTGGTGCGCAGCCGGAGCTCCGACATCGTCTCGTCAGCCCGGAGGCCCATGAGCGATCCCGGCTGGAACCGGCGAGCGGGGAACGAGGAACGGGAACAGGTGGGGCCCGGAGGCAACATCGGAGGGGTGGCGACAGCCGCCGGGCCTCAGTCTTCCTCTTCGTCTCCGAGCAAAGATTTGTGCAGGGGAGAG ATTGAAGACCGGAAAGACAGCGATGATGAGAAATCCGACCGAAACAAACCCTGGTGGAGGAAGCGTTTCGTTTCAGCCATGCCCAAAG CTCCAATtccattcagaaaaaaagaaaaacaagacaaGGAGAAAGACGACTTCGTGGCCGACCGGTTTCCCTCCCTTCAAG ATGACTCGGGACCTCGGCAGAGCACTCAAGCCCAGGCAGCCGAAGACATCCTGGACAAGTACCGGAACGCCATCAAGCGCGCCAGCCCTTGCGAGGGGGCCGTGGTGAATTACGACAGCACCG AAGCCATCGGCGACAGCGAGAGCCTCCACGACGCCTTGCAAAACATCTCAGCCGATGACATGCCGGATTCGGCCAGCCAGACGGCTCAACCTCAGGACTCCACTTTCTCCTACAG GGACGCCAAGAAGAAGCTGCGCCTGGCCCTCTGCTCCGCCGACTCCGTCGCTTTCCCCATGTTGTCCCACTCCACGCGGAACGGCCTTCCTGACCACACGGACCCCGAAG acAATGAAATTGTCTGCTTCCTCAAAGTCCAGCTGGCCGAAGCCATCAACCTCCAGGACAAGAACCTGATGGCCCAAATCCAGGAGACCATGCGTTGTGTCGGGCGCTTCGACAACCAGACTTGCCGGAAATTGCTGGCCTCGATCGCTGAGGAttacag GAAACGGGCCCCTTACTTCACCTACCTGACCCGGTGTCGCCAGGGCCTCCAGACCACCCAGGCCCACCTGGAGCGGCTGCTGCAGAGAGTCCTGAGGGACAAGGAAGTGGCCAACCACTACTTCACCACCGTCTGCGTCCGCTTGCTACTGGAGAGCAAAGAAGACAAGATCTGGGATTTCATCCAGT ATTTCCAGAAGCTGACCGCGGCTGATGACAAAACGGCCCTGGTGGCGGACTTCCTCCAGTCCCTCTACGGGGCCATGTCCCACGACGTCATCTGGCAGAACGCCAGCGAGGAGCAGCTGCAGGATGCCCAGCTGGTCATCGAGCGCAGCATCATGAACCGCATCTTCAAGCTGGCCTTCTACCCCAACCAGGATGGCGACATCCTCCGGGATCA GCTCCTTCACGATCACATCCAGAGGTTGTCGAAAGTGGTGACGGCAAaccataaagcccttcagatcCCAGAG GTCTACCTGCGGGAAGCCCCCTGGCCATCGGCCCAGGCCGAGATCTGCACCATCAGTGCCTACAAGACTCCCCGAGACAAGCTCCAGTGCGTCCTGCGGATGTGTTCCACCATCATGAACCTACTAAGCTTGGCCAACGAGGACTCGGTTCCCGGAGCGGACGATTTCGTTCCCGTCCTCGTTTTTGTCCTCATCAAG GCCAACCCGCCCTGCCTCCTCTCTACGGTCCAGTACATCAGCAGCTTCCATGCCTACTCTTTAACGGGCGAGGAATCGTACTGGTGGATGCAGTTCACCGCAGCCGTGGAGTTCATCAAGACCATCGATGAACGCAAGTGA